One genomic window of Coffea eugenioides isolate CCC68of chromosome 1, Ceug_1.0, whole genome shotgun sequence includes the following:
- the LOC113778266 gene encoding lysosomal Pro-X carboxypeptidase-like, giving the protein MDFLGRLLSQLLPVLLLFLCFSTSISSAVDHPHKIPRLSPIRRTNLRDPDDTLTKASLSEDFKSYFYEQTLDHFNYNPQSYTKFNQSYVINSKFWGGAKSNSPILAYLGAEAPLAGDIENIGFLTDNAPRFKALLVYIEHRFYGKSIPLGSMEKVMKSKTIRGYFNSAQALADYAEVLLHVKHKFSAQNSPIIVVGGSYGGMLASWFRLKYPHIALGALASSAPVLYFDDITPQNGYYSTVTKDFKEESEHCYQTIRKSWSEIDKVASKPNGLSILSKRFKTCTPLNSSSQLKDYLDSMFSSAAQYNSPPKYPVTEVCSGIDKAPKGTDILGRTFAGVVSYKKDESCYDMLEYARPTETNVGWQWQTCSEMVMPIGRGSNDTMFPPSPFNLPDFIKNCKSSYGVSPRPHWITTYYGGHDMKLVFQRFGSNIIFSNGLKDPYSSAGVRENLSSSLLAIYTVKGSHCLDILAAKESDPSWLVAQRKLEVEIIEGWIKQYYADVHSIGKQRYA; this is encoded by the exons ATGGATTTTCTTGGCAGGCTATTATCTCAATTGCTGCCTGTCCTCCTTCTTTTCCTATGCTTCTCAACTTCCATTTCATCAGCTGTAGATCACCCCCACAAAATCCCAAGGCTCAGTCCAATACGGAGAACAAATCTTCGAGACCCTGACGATACTCTAACTAAAGCTTCTCTTTCAGAAGATTTcaaatcatatttttatgaacAGACACTAGACCACTTCAATTATAATCCACAAAGCTataccaaattcaaccaaagtTATGTGATCAATTCAAAATTCTGGGGTGGTGCCAAGTCGAACTCTCCAATCTTGGCATATCTTGGCGCCGAAGCTCCATTGGCTGGAGATATAGAGAATATTGGTTTTCTTACTGATAATGCCCCACGGTTTAAAGCTCTCCTTGTCTACATAGAG CATAGGTTTTATGGAAAATCTATACCACTTGGATCAATGGAAAAAGTGATGAAAAGTAAAACCATTCGTGGTTATTTCAACTCGGCTCAAGCTTTAGCTGATTACGCAGAAGTTTTATTGCATGTAAAACATAAATTTTCTGCTCAAAATTCTCCGATTATCGTTGTTGGTGGATCATATGGAGGAA TGCTAGCTTCGTGGTTTCGCCTCAAATATCCTCATATTGCACTTGGTGCTTTGGCATCATCAGCTCCCGTtctttactttgatgacatcaCTCCCCAAAATGGTTATTATTCCACTGTGACCAAGGACTTTAAA GAGGAGAGTGAGCACTGTTACCAAACTATACGAAAATCATGGTCTGAGATTGACAAAGTTGCTTCTAAACCAAATGGTCTCTCCATTCTCAGCAAAAGATTCAAGACTTGCAC GCCTTTGAATAGTTCGTCTCAGCTTAAGGATTACTTGGATTCCATGTTCTCATCGGCTGCTCAGTACAACTCACCGCCTAAGTATCCCGTCACTGAGGTGTGTAGTGGAATAGACAAAGCACCCAAAGGAACTGATATTCTTGGCCGCACTTTTGCCGGTGTTGTTTCTTACAAGAAAGATGAGTCATGCTATGATATGTTGGAATATGCCAGGCCCACTGAAACAAATGTCGGATGGCAATGGCAA acTTGTAGCGAGATGGTGATGCCCATTGGGCGCGGCAGCAATGATACGATGTTCCCACCGTCACCTTTCAACCTACCGGATTTCATTAAGAACTGCAAAAGTTCATATGGGGTCTCACCTCGACCTCATTGGATCACAACTTATTATGGAGGCCAT GACATGAAATTGGTTTTCCAAAGATTTGGAAGCAATATCATATTCTCCAATGGCTTGAAGGATCCTTATAGTAGTGCCGG AGTACGGGAGAACTTATCCAGCAGCCTTCTTGCTATTTATACAGTTAAAG GATCTCATTGCTTGGACATACTGGCAGCAAAAGAAAGTGATCCGTCCTGGTTGGTTGCTCAAAGGAAATTAGAGGTTGAGATCATTGAAGGATGGATCAAACAGTATTATGCTGATGTTCATTCCATTGGAAAACAAAGATATGCTTAA